The following proteins come from a genomic window of Bos mutus isolate GX-2022 chromosome 21, NWIPB_WYAK_1.1, whole genome shotgun sequence:
- the LOC138984329 gene encoding collagen alpha-2(I) chain-like produces MCVMGAAIFFAGQVWRPQKMAGAAGGGAAKMAAAARRRPLGRNGVVSPGGAAARRGAGRAGRGAHGQRPARGPLSASPARPRGPRGRREGVGGAARPGPRARPGPPSPPFPGLPLGGAAGPAPPPAPARSRRGSREARAAALRSPCGRAALPLLASRRLAGRDLGGTSGSRVRARRRRGRCHRAAAAPSPLLPPRRLGRGRGVLQRTESFALEGVAFS; encoded by the coding sequence ATGTGTGTGATGGGCGCCGCCATCTTCTTCGCGGGGCAAGTATGGCGGCCCCAAAAGATggcgggggcggcgggcggcggcgcggcgaagatggcggcggcggcgcggcgcCGCCCGCTAGGCCGCAATGGCGTAGTTTCCCCGGGCGGGGCGGCCgcgcggcgcggggcggggcgcgcggggcggggcgcgcaCGGCCAACGGCCGGCCCGGGGCCCGTTGTCCGCGTCGCCCGCCCGCCCGCGAGGCCCCCGGGGGCGGCGGGAGGGCGTTGGCGGTGCGGCGCGGCCTGGCCCTCGCGCCCGGCCCGGGCCGCCCTCGCCGCCGTTCCCGGGCCTTCCTCTGGGGGGCGCCGCGGGCCCGGCTCCGCCCCCCGCTCCTGCGCGGAGCCGCCGCGGCTCCCGGGAGGCGCGCGCCGCGGCCCTGCGCTCGCCCTGCGGCCGCGCGGCGCTGCCTCTGCTCGCCTCCCGTCGCCTCGCGGGGCGGGACTTGGGCGGCACGTCGGGCTCGCGTGTGCGGGCCCGGCGGCGGCGGGGCCGCTGTCACCGCGCGGCGGCGGCGCCTTCGCCTCTGCTTCCCCCGCGGCGCCTAGGGAGGGGTCGCGGGGTTTTGCAGAGGACTGAATCCTTCGCACTTGAGGGAGTTGCGTTTTCTTAA